TGGGCATTGAAGTTGTGATGATCACCGGCGATAATCGCCGCACCGCTGAAGCGATTGCTCGCAAGGTTGGGGTCACGCGCGTGCTGGCGGAAGTATTGCCCGAAGATAAGGCAAACAACGTTCACCTGTTGCAAGCGGAAAACAAAAAAGTCGCGATGGTTGGCGATGGCATCAATGATGCCCCCGCGCTCGCACAAGCGGATGTCGGTCTCGCCATCGGAACAGGCACGGATGTCGCCATCGAAGCCTCGGACATCACGCTGATCAAGGGCAGTCTCAAAGGTGTGGTGACTGCCATCGAAGTCAGCCGCGCTACCATGACCAACATCTACCAAAACCTATTTGGCGCCTTTATATACAACGTGTTGGGTATCCCTGTTGCTATGGGAGTATTGTTCCCGTTCTTTGGATTGTTGCTCAGCCCATTGATCGCGGGGGCAGCAATGGCATTCTCATCCGTGACCGTAGTTGGCAATGCCAACCGCCTGCGAGGCTTCAGACCGAAGTTTAGTGTAAAGTGAGCTGTTATGAAAATTGAACTTCTCTATTTCGATGGTTGTCCCTCCTGGGAAGCTGGTTTGGAAAGTCTTCGGACTGCTTTACAAGAGGAGGGAATCTCCGCCTCTGTGGAAATGGTGAAAGTAGAGACCGATGAAGATGCGGAGCGTTTGAAATTCCTCGGTTCCCCTCATTTTCGTGTTGATGGTATGGATTTATGGCATGAGGAACGCGAAACGTATTCGATGAGTTGCCGCGTCTATTCCACGCCTGAAGGCGTCAAGGGATTTCCCACTGTCCATATGCTGCGGGAAAAACTGCAATCACTGTCTGGAACACCATAATGAAAAACTCCCGCTTTATCACGTGGATGACCTGGGCTTTGATTCTCGGAATGTTCTGGACTGTTTTCTCGCGCGTCTCGCCCGACCGGCCTAAAGCGCAGCAGGATGCAGTTGCCAAAGAAGGCTTCACTGCGCCCAACTTCGCCCTCGACCTGTTGGACGGCAGCACAGTTGCGCTTTCCGATTTACGCGGCAAGGTGGTGCTGGTCAACTTCTGGACATCGTGGTGCCCACCCTGCCGTCTGGAAATGCCAGCCATCGAAAAAGCGTATCGAAGTTACAAGGACATTGGCTTTGTGGTGATCGGCTTGAACCTCACCGCCCAGGATTCAGAACAAGCCGCGGCTGATTTTGCAAAAGAAATCGGTTTGACTTTTCCCATCGCGCTCGACCGCGATAATGCGACTGGGAACCTGTATCGCATCACTGCCCTGCCGACTTCGTACTTCATTGATCGCAAGGGAGTAATTCGTTCCGTTGTGGTCGGCGGACCCATGAGCGAGGCATTGATTCAATCCAAGGTGGAAGAGCTATTACGGGAGGGCGAGTAATGTTCCCTTACCTTCGACTTGGACCCTTCCTGCTTCAAATGCCATTGTTGATGTTGTTCATTGGTTTTTGGATCGGCTCAACATTCACCGAGCGTGAAGCCGCCCGCCTTGGTTTAAACAAGGAGAAAATCAATAACCTGATTGGGTACGGATTGCTCGGCGGGATTCTCGGAGCAAGGCTTGTCTATGCTGCGCAATACGCCTCAGTTTATGTGGCAAATCCATTGGGCTTGTTCTCGCTGAGCACAAGCACGCTTTCTCCCATCGGGGGTTTTCTAATCGGTATGTCCACAGCCTTGATATATGGATATCGTCAGAAACTTCCGTTTCGCCGATCATTGGATGCGCTCACGCCTGGGTTGGCATTCTTCATGATCTCAATTGGTGTCTCCCACCTGCTCAGCGGAAATGCCTACGGCTCGCCGTCTCGTGTCCCCTGGGCAATGTACGTGTGGTCTGATTATCGTCACCCAACGCAACTTTATGAAATCTTTCTTGCGCTGGCGATCTTTACACTCGTGCTTCCAAAAGTTCTTCCAGCCCACGCGCCAGGAATTCGCTTTGCGCAGTTCGTCTCTCTTTCCGCGCTGGCGCGAGTCTTTCTCGAAGCCTTCCGCGGCGACAGTGTACTCTGGCTGGATGGTTATCGCGCCGCGCAAGTGATGGGGTTGCTTGTTCTTATTATTTGCATTGTCTTGTTGAGACAATGGGAAAGGATCGAACCAAATGAGGCAAGCATCTGGTAAAAAACGTTATATCCCTGCCTTGAGCTTTCGCTGGCTCACGCCATTGTATGATCCTCTGCTCAAATGGGTCATGCGCGAGGAAACTTTTAAACAAAGGTTGATCCAACACGCGAACATTCGTCCAGGCATGAAGGTTCTCGATCTCGGCTGCGGCACAGGTACGCTCACCATCATGCTCAAAAAAATCCATCCGAACGCGCAGGTTACAGGCGTGGATGGCGACCCTGATGTATTGAAAATTGCGCTAGATAAATCTCGCGGTTCGGATATTCAATGGGATGAAGGACTCGCCTCCTCCCTGCCCTATCCTGATTCCACCTTCGACAGAGTAGTCACCAGCCTGGTCATTCACCACCTCATCACGGACGATAAACGACTCGCATTCAAGGAAATCCATCGTGTGCTCAAACCAGATGGAGAATTGTATGTGCTTGACTTTGGCGCACCGCATTCTTCAACGACACGTTTCATGACGACCTACATGCGTCGTCTCGAGGAAACCGCCGATAACTTCGACGGTTTGATCCCGCGCTTCGTGGCAGAGGCAGGCTTCGGGTCTATAAAAGAAGCGGAGAACTTCGTCACGGTGTTCGGTCCGTTATCCATCATCCAAGCAATGAAAGGAACTTGATATGACTCAAATCCAAATCTTTGTGATTCTTTCGGGAATCGCGTTGACCGTATTGATCGCCTGGTATTTCTGGTTTGCCCCCAAGGCGCAGACGCGTGTTGCGGTATCTGCATCTGGCGCACAGGAGGTGGCAGTCACGGTCAAGGGCGGATACACACCCGATGTGATCGTGGTGCAAAAAGGACGCCCTGTGCGGTTGACGTTCACACGCCAGGAAAGTTCAGCGTGTTCTGAGAAAGTGTTGTTCCCTGACTTCAATCAGAATGCTTTGCTGCCAGAGGGCGAACAAGTGACACTGGAATTCACCCCCGAACAATCTGGCGAATATGGCTTCCAATGCCAGATGGGAATGTTACGTGGCAAGTTGATCGTGGAATAATGACGAAAGGAACATGTAAAAATGAAACACGAAAAAATCCATATGCCAAACCTTTCCTACATTGCGGCATTTGTCATTGGCGTGATCTTTTTCGCCGTATTATGGAGGATGTTATTCGGCTCGGCATCCGGTCTGATGGTTCTGGCTGGCATGATTGGAACCGCGACCGCTGTGACTATCTTCTGGCTCAGGAATGAAAATCAACATCATGGAAAGGGAAAACAATGACGTTGGACCAAAACGAAATCCTCCCTGCCCCTCCACAACCGGAATATATAACGGCTTGTGGAGGAAAAATCAAGGATCCATCCAAATATCCCAGCGCAGAGTATCACGGCGAGAGGATATATTTCTGTACGCAGGCATGTTTGGATGTATTTCTTTTGAATCCCGACCCTTTTATGGCTGGTGAAATCGAACACCCTCTTGATTAATTCAATATGACAATCAGGAAATCATTCCTGATAAATATCATAAGCAAATCAGCGCATTTCGAAACAGGTCGAAATGCGCTGTTGATTATTTCATGGGAGTTGTAAGATGAGTTCAAAGCAAGACAAAATTCATCCTCAAAGGAGAAAAAATGACTACTCAAACCTTATCCCGGGAATATCAACTCGCTGATGTTCCCTTTACGAAAACCCTGTTCGAAGGCAAGGCGTTTGCCTGGCTCTGGCTTGCCATCCGTCTGTATCTGGGATACCAATGGATCGAATCGGGTTGGGGCAAGATCACCAACCCCGCCTGGATGCAGGGCGGCGAAGCATTGAAGGGCTTCTGGGAGCGCGCCATCGTTATTCCCGATGCACCTGCCCGCCCATTGATCGCCTTCGACTGGTATCGCAATTTCATCCAGTTTATGCTGGACAGCGGCAATTACGTCTGGTTCGCCAAACTCGTGGCGGTGGGCGAATTGCTGGTGGGCGCGGCGCTGATCCTGGGCATCTTCATCTGGTTCTCCGCTTTTATTGGCGGTTTTATGAATTGGAATTTTATGATGGCGGGCTCGGCTTCTGTCAATCCTGTCTTCCTGATCCTCTCGATCCTGCTCATCCTTGCCTGGAAAACCTCAGGCTGGATCGGACTCGACCGCTGGCTTCTGGTTCAGGTTGGCACACCCTGGCAACCTGGATTGATCTTCCAAAAAAAGTAATTCTTCGTTCGGCGCATCTCTCCTTCTCAAGCGACATCCGAAGGTGACTTCGGGTGTCGTTCTTGATATTCTCTTTTTGAATTCTTCACACTATCTTTATAGGCACAAACTATACTGCCGACCTGAATATACATTATGGAGCAAAAACAATGACCAACTCGACTCAAATTTCGCGGAGAGACGTTCTTAAACTGATGGGACTTGGCGCGGGAGGGGCGTTCCTCAGCGCCTGCGGACTTCTCCCGTCCGCCTCAACCAACCCGACAGCGGCTCCTGTCTTCCCGACTCCGCTTACCCCTTTGCCTGATCTTCCGATTCTGTCTGCGGAACTGACGGCTGGGCGCGGCACGCTCCCCATTTTTTCGGGGAAGGAAACGCCCGTTTGGCGGTATCAGGCTTCGGTTAAGGAGGGAGGCGGGGATTTCATCCAAACGTTGAGCGGCTCGTATTTGGGTCCAATTTTCAGGGTGAAACAGGGACAACGAGTCCAGGTTCGGTTGAACAACGAATTACCCGACCCGACCATCATCCACTGGCATGGGTTGAAAATTCCAGAAGAGATGGATGGGCATCCGCGCTATGCTGTCGCGCCTGGGAAAAGTTTTGACTATGATTTTCAGGTGATCAACCGCGCGGGCATGTATTGGTTCCATCCTCATCCGCACCAGTTGACAGGACCCCAAGTCTATTACGGGCTGGCGGGCTTGTTCATCGTCAGTGACGAAGAGGAAGCCGCGCTGGGTTTGCCTGCGGGCGAGTATGATCTGCCGCTGGTGATTCAGGATCGTATTTTTGATTCGCAAAACCAAATGGTCTATCTGGCAAACGGCATGATGGATTCGATGATCGGATTTCTGGGCGACACGATTTTAGTCAATGGTTCACCCAATGCAACACTGGATGTCAAAGCCAGCGCATACCGCTTGCGCCTGCTGAACGGCTCAAACTCGCGCATCTATAAATTCGCCTGGCAGGATGGCACACCCCTGACCGTGATCGCCACCGACGGCGGCTTACTGGAAACACCCGTGACCCGCGACTACATCACGATGGGACCTGGCGAACGCGTGGAGTTGTGGGCGGATTTCAGCGGAAGAAATGCAGGCAGTGAAATGAAATTGGTCAGCCTGCCATATACCGATTTCAGCGGTGGAGGCGGCATGATGGGCGGCGGGATGATGGGCAGTTCTGGATTGCCAAATGGTACGCCGTTCGACATCCTGCGTTTGATGATCGGCGAGAAAGGAGCGGACGTGAACCCGTTGCCCTCGCAACTCTCCACGATTGAACGACATGCTGTGAACGATGCAGTCAATGGAAACAATCCGCGCTCGTTCAGGCTGGCAATGCAGGGCATGGTTCACACCATCAACAACCGCCTGTTCGAGATGGACGCAGTGGCGCAGGATGAGATCGTGCGGCTGAACGACCTGGAAGTTTGGGAGTTTGTCAATCTCGAAGGCAGCGGGGGTGGCATGGGAATGGGCATGATGAATATGGAAATGCCGCATCCCATGCACATCCACGGCGTGCAATTCCAAGTGCTTGAGAGGCAGATCGCGCGCGGATTTGAATCCGCGTATCAAGAATTGAGCGGCGGCTTTGTGGACGAGGGTTGGAAGGATACCGTGCTGGTGATGCCAGGCGAAACCGTTCGGGTGCTTGTGCGCTTCGAGAATTACACAGGGATATATCTTTATCACTGCCACAATCTCGAACATGAGGATGCGGGCATGATGCGAAACTACAGGATCAAAGGTTGAGTAGGAACAGGCTCCAAAAATCGGAGCCTGTTTTTTTTAGAAGGGCGATACGCAGAATTGCTTATTCCTACATCAAGCCATTCTGCGCTTCAATAATTCCAGTAGCGACTCTACAATCCAACCGTCAGATCACAACCAAGGAGTTTCGATATGTCATTCAAAGATCCCGTCTGTGGAAAACGCGTCAATCGCGGCAAAGCCCATATCACCATCGAGTTCGAAGGTGTGAACTATTTTCTGTGCTGTCCGCAATGCCAGGCTCAGTTTGAACGTTCCCCAAAAACCTTTGCCAAGCCCGAATTGGGAGAGAAGGCAAGGAAAGTCCAGCACTATCCCGTAAAACAACACAATTAAAAGGAAACCATTATGAGCGACAATTGTCACGTTGAACCGATCCAAAAGTCCGCGCTGGATCATGTCATCCAGTCTGCCAACCGAATCCTGCTGTCCGTTTCAGGGATGGGCTGTCCCAACTGTGCCACAAGGGTACGTAATGGACTTCTGTTACTGGATGGCGTCCATGACGCTGATGTGATGTTGAACATGCGCATGGCGGAAGTTTACTTCGATGAGAATATGGTCTCTGCCGAGATGCTGATCCAGGCGGTAATTGGAGCAGGGAACGATGGACGTCACAATTATCAAGCGCAAGTGATAGCATCGTAAATGACCTTTCGTCAGATGACATTCATCATAAGCCATTTGGCGTATATCCCCACCCGCCGTACTGCGCTGGAGATAACTTAATGGTCAGACTACTATTGGGTCATCCGAACACGGAGGACCCAATATGTTTTCAAAGACCCGAAAGTTCCTTTTCCTTCTCGTTATTTTGGCGCTGACCGCTACTGCGGTTTCTGCCTGCTCCACTTCCAACCCTGATGACGCGCATCTTGCCATGATGCCGCTCGACCAAATGCCAATGGAAGTTCAGTCCGCGCCTGTGGCAGTGCAGGAAGCCTACCAGTTCAATACCGCCAACCCAGACATCATGCAGGACATTCCCTGCTATTGCGGATGCGGCGACATCGGTCACACTTCCAATTACGATTGCTACGTCTCGAACATCGATGACAAAAACAACATCACCTTCGACAACCATGCCCTCGGCTGTTCCATCTGCGTGGACATCACCCAGGATGTGATGCGCATGTTGCGGGATGGCAAAAGTCCGCAGGATGCCAGGGTTTACATCGACGCAACGTATTCCAAGTACGGACCCTCCAACATCCCCTAATCTCATGCGCCTTCATTTCTCTCTTCTCCTTCTCGTGATGGCTGGACTGGTGGTCGCGTTCGCGCCTCTGCCAGTTCCAGCCGTTGCGCCTCAGGAGCGGACCTTTGAGGTGGACGCGCGCCAATATGCCTATTCCCCCTCCGAACTGAAGGTCAACGCTGGCGACACCGTGACCATCAAACTGGTCAGCACAGATGTTGTTCATGGGCTATATGTGGATGGTTACGACATTTCCGTCGAAGCTGACCCCGGACAAAGCGCCAGGTTAACCTTCGTTGCCGACAAACCCGGTTCCTTCCGTTTCCGCTGTAACGTCACTTGCGGAGCCATGCATCCCTTCATGATCGGGAAAATAACCGTTGGCACAAACGATTGGCTTTATCGCTCAATAGGGTTGGCGTCTCTTGCAGTCATTGGCTTCTTTCCTCTTTCGTCTTTCCTGAATCAAAGTAAGAAGAAAGATGAAAGAAATATTGCTTCCTAACATGAACCGCATCGAACTTACCCGTATCCCTTTTATAAAGAACACTCTCAAAAGCCGTTACCCGCAATTGGCAGTCTTTATCGTCATGCTGGTCGGTTACATCTTTGCCATCCTTGCGGGACTCATCGGAACGCCTGTCGGCAGTCACAACTTCAGCATTGTCTTTGTTTGGATCGCGTGGTGGGCGATCCTCATTCTCGTCGCGGTCCCCTTCTTCGGACGCGGCTGGTGCGCGGTCTGTCCGATCCCGCTTCCAGGGGAATGGCTGCAACGCGGCGCGATCCT
This portion of the Anaerolineales bacterium genome encodes:
- a CDS encoding thioredoxin family protein; translation: MKIELLYFDGCPSWEAGLESLRTALQEEGISASVEMVKVETDEDAERLKFLGSPHFRVDGMDLWHEERETYSMSCRVYSTPEGVKGFPTVHMLREKLQSLSGTP
- a CDS encoding TlpA family protein disulfide reductase — protein: MKNSRFITWMTWALILGMFWTVFSRVSPDRPKAQQDAVAKEGFTAPNFALDLLDGSTVALSDLRGKVVLVNFWTSWCPPCRLEMPAIEKAYRSYKDIGFVVIGLNLTAQDSEQAAADFAKEIGLTFPIALDRDNATGNLYRITALPTSYFIDRKGVIRSVVVGGPMSEALIQSKVEELLREGE
- a CDS encoding prolipoprotein diacylglyceryl transferase — protein: MFPYLRLGPFLLQMPLLMLFIGFWIGSTFTEREAARLGLNKEKINNLIGYGLLGGILGARLVYAAQYASVYVANPLGLFSLSTSTLSPIGGFLIGMSTALIYGYRQKLPFRRSLDALTPGLAFFMISIGVSHLLSGNAYGSPSRVPWAMYVWSDYRHPTQLYEIFLALAIFTLVLPKVLPAHAPGIRFAQFVSLSALARVFLEAFRGDSVLWLDGYRAAQVMGLLVLIICIVLLRQWERIEPNEASIW
- a CDS encoding methyltransferase domain-containing protein, whose protein sequence is MRQASGKKRYIPALSFRWLTPLYDPLLKWVMREETFKQRLIQHANIRPGMKVLDLGCGTGTLTIMLKKIHPNAQVTGVDGDPDVLKIALDKSRGSDIQWDEGLASSLPYPDSTFDRVVTSLVIHHLITDDKRLAFKEIHRVLKPDGELYVLDFGAPHSSTTRFMTTYMRRLEETADNFDGLIPRFVAEAGFGSIKEAENFVTVFGPLSIIQAMKGT
- a CDS encoding cupredoxin domain-containing protein, translated to MTQIQIFVILSGIALTVLIAWYFWFAPKAQTRVAVSASGAQEVAVTVKGGYTPDVIVVQKGRPVRLTFTRQESSACSEKVLFPDFNQNALLPEGEQVTLEFTPEQSGEYGFQCQMGMLRGKLIVE
- a CDS encoding YHS domain-containing protein: MTLDQNEILPAPPQPEYITACGGKIKDPSKYPSAEYHGERIYFCTQACLDVFLLNPDPFMAGEIEHPLD
- a CDS encoding DoxX family protein, yielding MTTQTLSREYQLADVPFTKTLFEGKAFAWLWLAIRLYLGYQWIESGWGKITNPAWMQGGEALKGFWERAIVIPDAPARPLIAFDWYRNFIQFMLDSGNYVWFAKLVAVGELLVGAALILGIFIWFSAFIGGFMNWNFMMAGSASVNPVFLILSILLILAWKTSGWIGLDRWLLVQVGTPWQPGLIFQKK
- a CDS encoding multicopper oxidase domain-containing protein; its protein translation is MTNSTQISRRDVLKLMGLGAGGAFLSACGLLPSASTNPTAAPVFPTPLTPLPDLPILSAELTAGRGTLPIFSGKETPVWRYQASVKEGGGDFIQTLSGSYLGPIFRVKQGQRVQVRLNNELPDPTIIHWHGLKIPEEMDGHPRYAVAPGKSFDYDFQVINRAGMYWFHPHPHQLTGPQVYYGLAGLFIVSDEEEAALGLPAGEYDLPLVIQDRIFDSQNQMVYLANGMMDSMIGFLGDTILVNGSPNATLDVKASAYRLRLLNGSNSRIYKFAWQDGTPLTVIATDGGLLETPVTRDYITMGPGERVELWADFSGRNAGSEMKLVSLPYTDFSGGGGMMGGGMMGSSGLPNGTPFDILRLMIGEKGADVNPLPSQLSTIERHAVNDAVNGNNPRSFRLAMQGMVHTINNRLFEMDAVAQDEIVRLNDLEVWEFVNLEGSGGGMGMGMMNMEMPHPMHIHGVQFQVLERQIARGFESAYQELSGGFVDEGWKDTVLVMPGETVRVLVRFENYTGIYLYHCHNLEHEDAGMMRNYRIKG
- a CDS encoding YHS domain-containing protein, with product MSFKDPVCGKRVNRGKAHITIEFEGVNYFLCCPQCQAQFERSPKTFAKPELGEKARKVQHYPVKQHN
- a CDS encoding heavy-metal-associated domain-containing protein produces the protein MSDNCHVEPIQKSALDHVIQSANRILLSVSGMGCPNCATRVRNGLLLLDGVHDADVMLNMRMAEVYFDENMVSAEMLIQAVIGAGNDGRHNYQAQVIAS
- a CDS encoding cupredoxin domain-containing protein; the protein is MRLHFSLLLLVMAGLVVAFAPLPVPAVAPQERTFEVDARQYAYSPSELKVNAGDTVTIKLVSTDVVHGLYVDGYDISVEADPGQSARLTFVADKPGSFRFRCNVTCGAMHPFMIGKITVGTNDWLYRSIGLASLAVIGFFPLSSFLNQSKKKDERNIAS